One genomic segment of Hordeum vulgare subsp. vulgare chromosome 2H, MorexV3_pseudomolecules_assembly, whole genome shotgun sequence includes these proteins:
- the LOC123426030 gene encoding uncharacterized protein LOC123426030 — protein MVSHRSRSLRRHPSLLHPSFRRAPREGMAGLRNPASRDPVPERGVRFLGSALERLLAATISSTTTSSLISTTSFSTTWATTSTPAVRLLLCRMQFCPLCSSTMLVRMISLNSVSIVVIYLMLVRIKSHSSLLIYSTIQKPDYRQFTPSGFAAHLKPPTFKGVQYKRWRPRAVYWFQTMYCYDTTKVKPEGDLNPAQQEVLEKINTPFKGALLSVLDDSIVDSYMSFENGKDMWAALEAKFGASDAGSELYVMEQFYDYKMTDERSLVQQAREIQTLAKELEYFKCVLPDKFVAGGITAKLPPSWNNFATSLKHKRQ, from the coding sequence ATGGTTTCACACCGTTCCAGATCATTGCGCCGCCATCCAAGTCTTCTCCACCCCTCCTTCCGGCGTGCACCGCGAGAAGGGATGGCAGGCCTTCGGAACCCTGCCTCTCGTGATCCTGTACCGGAGAGGGGCgtcaggtttttggggagcgcactGGAGCGACTGCTGGCAGCGACGATTTCCTCAACGACGACTTCTTCCCTGATCTCGACAACCTCTTTCTCGACGACATGGGCGACAACATCAACACCGGCGGTTCGACTCCTGCTGTGCCGTATGCAATTCTGTCCCCTTTGTTCGTCTACTATGCTAGTCCGCATGATTAGTTTAAACTCCGTGTCTATCGTCGTGATTTATTTAATGCTTGTTCGGATTAAATCTCATAGTAGTTTGCTCATATATTCAACAATTCAAAAAcctgattataggcaatttactcCAAGTGGTTTTGCTGCGCATCTGAAGCCGCCCACCTTCAAGGGGGTGCAATATAAGAGGTGGCGCCCGAGAGCAGTCTACTGGTTTCAAACCATGTATTGCTATGACACCACCAAGGTCAAGCCTGAGGGCGATCTTAATCCTGCACAGCAGGAAGTTCTTGAGAAGATCAATACCCCCTTCAAGGGCGCCCTTCTGAGTGTTCTTGACGATTCCATTGTGGATTCGTACATGTCGTTTGAGAACGGCAAGGACATGTGGGCTGCACTCGAGGCCAAGTTTGGGGCCTCGGACGCTGGCAGCGAGTTGTACGTCATGGAGCAATTCTATGACTACAAGATGACTGATGAGCGCTCTCTTGTTCAACAAGCTCGTGAGATACAGACACTCGCGAAGGAGCTTGAGTACTTCAAGTGTGTGTTGCCAGACAAGTTTGTGGCCGGAGGCATCACCGCCAAGCTTCCACCTTCGTGGAACAATTTTGCTACTTCTTTGAAACACAAGAGACAGTAG